A genomic segment from Aspergillus puulaauensis MK2 DNA, chromosome 1, nearly complete sequence encodes:
- a CDS encoding uncharacterized protein (InterPro:IPR037401,IPR032710;~PFAM:PF13577;~antiSMASH:Cluster_1.5) — protein MADADIPDITALLKRERFHRDTAQWDLCRAAFHPDAEETYIDVSWFQGNIDAFLARSSAVHPGKVNVIHSSFDPVDIKVSGDRATSSAFCVITSSITLAGVEYELASYMRLLHRLRKVSGLDSWRIVRLEAIYVRDRLVCAFPGLDASRLAMPGEILVYPRPYRCMAFVMLNRGLKPRVDLPNEEDQESVRRVLNANVAFLIDR, from the exons ATGGCCGATGCGGATATTCCCGATATCACTGCTCTTCTCAAGCGTGAACGCTTCCACCGCGATACAGCCCAGTGGGATCTATGCCGGGCAGCCTTCCACCCAGATGCTGAAGAAACCTACATTGACGTTTCCTG GTTCCAAGGCAACATCGACGCCTTCCTAGCACGCTCGTCCGCAGTCCACCCAGGCAAAGTCAACGTCATCCACTCCTCCTTCGACCCAGTGGATATCAAAGTCAGTGGGGACCGCGCCACCAGCTCAGCCTTCTGTGTCATCACCAGCTCGATTACGCTAGCCGGGGTCGAGTATGAGCTGGCGTCGTACATGCGGCTCCTGCACCGGCTGCGGAAAGTGTCCGGTCTTGACTCCTGGCGGATTGTCCGGCTTGAGGCCATCTATGTCCGAGACCGGCTTGTTTGCGCCTTTCCGGGTCTAGATGCTTCGAGACTGGCTATGCCGGGGGAGATACTGGTGTATCCGAGGCCGTATCGGTGTATGGCGTTTGTTATGTTGAATCGGGGACTGAAGCCTAGAGTTGACCTTCCAAATgaggaggaccaggagaGTGTGCGAAGAGTGTTGAATGCGAATGTTGCATTCTTGATAGACAGATAG
- the PKS13 gene encoding type I iterative PKS (COG:I;~EggNog:ENOG410PKYN;~InterPro:IPR016036,IPR032088,IPR016035,IPR030918, IPR016039,IPR018201,IPR042104,IPR014030,IPR014031, IPR001227,IPR029058,IPR006162,IPR014043,IPR020806, IPR020807,IPR001031,IPR020841,IPR009081,IPR036736;~PFAM:PF00550,PF02801,PF00698,PF00975,PF14765, PF00109,PF16073;~SMCOG1022:Beta-ketoacyl synthase;~TransMembrane:2 (o79-98i110-130o);~antiSMASH:Cluster_1.5;~go_function: GO:0004315 - 3-oxoacyl-[acyl-carrier-protein] synthase activity [Evidence IEA];~go_function: GO:0016740 - transferase activity [Evidence IEA];~go_function: GO:0016746 - transferase activity, transferring acyl groups [Evidence IEA];~go_function: GO:0016788 - hydrolase activity, acting on ester bonds [Evidence IEA];~go_function: GO:0031177 - phosphopantetheine binding [Evidence IEA];~go_process: GO:0006633 - fatty acid biosynthetic process [Evidence IEA];~go_process: GO:0009058 - biosynthetic process [Evidence IEA]) — protein sequence MPPKHVLFFPHERATLAAVHDLNVRSKSRRRLHALLTEVATVVQRHTSSLDGLERASIGPFEDLVELAERHVTHAKGSIVADLVLLATVQIGQILVLAEDQPALLSEKRYPLAFGAGFLAAGVAVAASTVDDIVTLGLEAVSVAFRLGLALQRRGKDIEESDEPWARIVSNAISVSDLEQRLEKFNASLSPMNRVYIGQVLTESTVVFGPPSTLDVFAKTPEFAATSAPTVLSQAPMHGSHLPTIDSTSIFTDSVGRVELWKLAVDQVAHQRIDIEETVAALVNDLQSTNTTDITLTNLGSTETSGITSLLEKNSLLVQTSQLNPPPKPYGSNLNTIPADAIAVVGMSGRFPDSDTLDEFWKLLETAQTTHQVIPETRFNVDDFYDPTRAKHNALLARYGCFLKNPGDFDHRLFNISPREAMQMDPVQRMLLMTTYEALEMAGYSSPNGEQQQTPPRIATYFGQTVDDWKSINEQQGIDTHFLPGVNRGFAPGRLSHFFQWAGGFYSIDTGCSSSATALCLARDALAAGKYDAAVVGGGTLLTAPEWFAGLSQGGFLSPTGACKTFSDTADGYCRGEGVGVVVLKRLGDAIRDKDDVVAVIAGASRNCNAGAGSITYPGEEAQGALYRRVMRQAAVRPEQVDVVEMHGTGTQAGDRVEMHAVQSVFAPSNGPQREKPLIVGALKANIGHSEAAAGIISMMKAILVLQHDKIPAQPNQPIKLNPHLAPLIGSQIQLANGQSWTRDGPEPRYIFVNNFDAAGGNVSMLLQDPPAFALIAPSSLSDARTHHVIVTSGRTATAHEANRKRLVQYLNEHPDTSLADLAYTTTARRMHNVHRDAYVASSTTELLRQLQKPLGDKLDSTPPAVVFAFTGQGAQSLGMGGALYNTSSTFRRLLDSMQDLCDAQGLPTKFINVIRSSQDDYVTEVDMQVATVALEIALARYWQSLGIRPTVLIGHSLGEYAALCIAGVLSASDTLALAFKRASLIFSRCPPSEAGMLAVSLPMRTAQYRIRDSAATSGCEICCVNGPSSTVVGGPVAAIEALDEYLKSDDGGKVSTTRLRVQHAFHTRQMDVLLDELEAAAAQVPFHAPTMPVASTVLGRIVKPGETGVFNAEYLRRHTREPVAFLDAVRVCEAEGLISDRAFAVEIGPHPICIGLIAACLESTRVNAWPSLRRGGEDWQAVSGVVAAAHRAQLPVSWSEFHKDHLDSVRLISGLPTYAFDLKTFWHSYKSPAPTSTVPSASSIQSSRLESTTLHSVDEIKKTDSTLFGKFTVDLSDPKLAKAIGGHVVDESAICPASIFIDMAYTAATYLEQEEQSTSPSLTTYELTSLEMHSPLVLRDDMEVLPQVWVEAALNTKTNVVSVHFKGLKSPKTMPVEYGSAVMRLAQIDSSTRREWSRIQPLVKARVQTLNNAIRPREVHALDTALFYKVFSEIVDYSPPYHAVQEAVIAADFRDAAVTLQLTPTTDHGSFVSSPFAVDALVHVAGFLLNADVRRVKNEVHIANHIGSLRIVGDISSAGPYHVYATIREQDSKTGTSLCDVYATDSRENLVAVCTDICFKKLDRDFFALLTGATRGRSPKPVRAAAPVRAVPTPRRGKQAIPSPSPSPSSSSGSSGANTPVSRPDSPGSVSDTVDLSEELLEAVAERTGVSVDEMKGAPGTTFTEFGVDSQMAIAILANFQRTTAVELPAAFFTNFPTPADVQQELGSLADFEDEVDKPSPKSKPSDGVTVGKSQGQGQGPALSGRLLSLVADALGLEDSDLTPSTTFDSVGMDSMLSIKITAAFQSETGVELPAAFFTQNPTVGSAQEALDDDMEDAPTPAPATTPAKEASKTDSRQQKLSSAVSRAVLIQGKSRSQSAPLFLTTDGSGTVESYIHLKALPAGRRIYALESPFLEHPETFDLSIEEMASIFLRTIRRIQPTGPYLIGGWSAGSMYAYEVAHRLTREGESIDALIILDMRAPSLIPTSIVTTDFVNKLGTFEGINRARDLPEDLSVKEREHLMATCRALSAYDAPAFAAGREPKHVAVVWARLGLDNRHDAPVAAMERPGVDIGKTLYEMSLDEFERYFNSWFYGRRETFGMNGWETLVGEGISVHSVDGDHFSMMCPPFAEEVGAVVVETVRRAVE from the exons ATGCCTCCTAAGcacgtcctcttcttcccccacGAGCGAGCCACCCTCGCAGCCGTGCACGACCTGAACGTGCGCTCCAAGTCGCGTCGCAGGCTGCACGCCCTCCTTACCGAAGTGGCAACGGTGGTACAGCGTCATACGTCTTCGCTGGATGGACTTGAGCGGGCTAGCATTGGCCCGTTCGAGGACCTCGTGGAGCTCGCTGAGCGACATGTCACTCACGCCAAGGGCAGTATAGTCGCTGACTTGGTACTCCTGGCCACAGTCCAGATAGGCCAGATTCTTGT TCTGGCCGAAGACCAGCCCGCCCTCTTGTCAGAGAAGAGGTATCCCTTGGCATTCGGCGCTGGATTTCTGGCAGCAGGGGTTGCCGTTGCGGCCTCGACGGTAGATGATATCGTCACCCTGGGTCTGGAGGCTGTGTCAGTTGCGTTTCGTCTAGGGCTGGCTCTCCAGCGCAGGGGTAAAGACATAGAAGAGTCAGACGAACCGTGGGCTCGAATTGTGTCCAACGCCATCAGCGTTTCTGACTTGGAACAAAGACTTGAAAAGTTCAATGCTTCCCTAAGTCCAATGAACCGGGTCTATATTGGCCAGGTGTTGACGGAGAGCACTGTGGTCTTTGGGCCTCCGTCCACGTTGGATGTGTTTGCAAAGACACCAGAGTTCGCTGCGACTTCAGCACCCACAGTACTGTCTCAGGCACCGATGCATGGATCTCATTTGCCTACCATTGATTCTACAAGTATTTTTACAGATTCAGTTGGAAGAGTGGAGCTTTGGAAGCTTGCCGTGGACCAAGTCGCCCACCAGCGCATCGATATAGAGGAGACAGTTGCAGCGCTGGTCAATGACCTCCAATCTACCAATACCACCGATATAACCCTCACCAATCTTGGTTCCACCGAGACATCCGGAATCACAAGCCTCCTCGAGAAGAattccctcctcgtccaaaCCAGCCAGCTCAATCCACCCCCCAAACCCTACGGCtccaacctcaacaccatcccAGCAGACGCAATCGCAGTCGTCGGCATGTCCGGCCGCTTCCCAGACAGCGACACCCTCGACGAGTTCTGGAAGCTGCTCGAGACCGCTCAAACCACACACCAGGTGATCCCGGAAACCCGGTTCAACGTCGACGACTTCTACGACCCAACCCGCGCAAAGCACAACGCCCTTCTCGCCCGCTATGGCTGCTTCCTCAAGAACCCTGGCGACTTTGATCATCGGCTATTCAACATTTCTCCCCGCGAGGCAATGCAGATGGACCCCGTGCAGCGCATGCTGCTTATGACTACATACGAAGCACTCGAGATGGCGGGTTACTCCAGTCCTAacggcgagcagcagcaaacaCCCCCTCGCATCGCCACCTACTTCGGCCAGACCGTGGACGACTGGAAGAGCATCAACGAGCAGCAAGGCATCGACACGCACTTCCTACCCGGCGTGAACCGCGGGTTTGCGCCGGGGCGGCTATCGCATTTCTTCCAGTGGGCTGGTGGCTTTTACAGCATCGACACCGGGTGTTCGTCTAGTGCTACGGCGCTTTGTCTGGCGCGGGACGCACTGGCAGCGGGGAAATatgatgctgctgttgttggcgggggGACGTTGTTGACGGCGCCGGAATGGTTTGCTGGACTGAGTCAAGGTGGCTTTTTGTCGCCGACGGGGGCCTGTAAGACGTTCTCGGATACGGCTGATGGGTATTGTCGTGGTGAGGGTGTTGGTGTGGTGGTTTTGAAACGGCTGGGTGATGCTATTCGCGACAAGGATGATGTCGTTGCTGTTATTGCTGGTGCGTCGAGAAACTGTAATGCCGGTGCGGGTTCGATCACGTacccaggagaagaagcgcaaggggCATTATACCGGCGAGTTATGCGCCAGGCTGCGGTGCGTCCTGAGCAAGTTGATGTTGTGGAAATGCATGGCACTGGCACGCAGGCTGGGGATCGCGTTGAGATGCACGCTGTCCAGAGCGTCTTCGCACCGTCCAATGGACCGCAGCGGGAAAAGCCGCTGATTGTCGGCGCCTTGAAGGCGAATATCGGACACAGCGAGGCCGCGGCGGGGATTATCTCTATGATGAAGGCCATTCTCGTGCTTCAACATGACAAGATCCCAGCGCAGCCGAACCAGCCCATCAAATTGAATCCGCACCTTGCACCGCTCATCGGGAGTCAGATCCAACTTGCAAACGGGCAGTCTTGGACCCGGGATGGGCCTGAGCCGCGGTATATCTTTGTTAATAACTTTGATGCTGCCGGGGGGAATGTCAGTATGCTGTTGCAGGATCCCCCGGCCTTTGCCCTAATTGCGCCATCCTCGCTGTCTGATGCGCGAACACACCATGTCATTGTCACATCGGGACGCACGGCGACAGCCCATGAAGCTAATCGAAAGCGTCTTGTTCAATATTTGAATGAACACCCAGATACAAGCCTAGCGGACCTTGCCTACACGACGACCGCGCGCCGCATGCACAATGTCCACCGCGATGCGTACGTGGCGTCCTCTACAACTGAGCTGCTCCGCCAGCTGCAGAAGCCGTTGGGTGATAAATTAGACTCTACGCCTCCTGCCGTTGTCTTTGCGTTCACTGGTCAAGGCGCGCAGAGCTTGGGCATGGGTGGTGCGCTGTACAACACCTCGTCCACATTCCGGCGTCTTCTGGACTCCATGCAGGACCTTTGCGATGCACAGGGCCTGCCAACCAAGTTCATAAATGTTATCCGCAGTTCACAAGATGACTATGTAACCGAGGTAGACATGCAGGTCGCCACCGTCGCCCTCGAAATCGCCCTAGCACGCTACTGGCAGTCCCTAGGAATCCGACCAACAGTCCTAATCGGCCACAGTCTAGGGGAGTACGCAGCGCTCTGCATTGCCGGGGTTCTCTCAGCAAGCGATACCCTAGCATTAGCCTTCAAGCGCGCTTCGCTCATCTTCAGCCGCTGTCCTCCATCCGAAGCCGGAATGCTAGCTGTCAGCCTGCCCATGCGCACGGCGCAATACCGCATCCGGGACTCGGCCGCGACATCAGGATGCGAGATCTGCTGTGTCAATGGCCCATCGAGTACTGTTGTCGGCGGGCCCGTCGCTGCTATCGAGGCTCTGGATGAGTATCTCAAGTCCGACGACGGGGGGAAGGTCTCGACTACTCGGCTGCGCGTGCAGCATGCTTTCCATACCCGCCAGATGGacgtcctcctcgacgagctcgaggCTGCCGCTGCACAAGTCCCCTTCCATGCGCCGACCATGCCTGTGGCGAGTACAGTGCTAGGCCGGATCGTGAAACCCGGAGAAACGGGCGTTTTCAATGCTGAGTACCTGCGCCGGCATACCAGGGAGCCTGTGGCTTTCTTAGATGCTGTTCGTGTTTGCGAGGCGGAAGGACTTATCTCAGACCGCGCATTTGCTGTTGAGATTGGTCCTCATCCTATTTGCATTGGGCTTATTGCGGCCTGTCTGGAGTCGACTCGTGTCAATGCCTGGCCGAGTCTGCGTCGCGGGGGTGAGGACTGGCAGGCTGTTTCTGGTGTTGTGGCTGCTGCGCATAGAGCTCAGTTGCCTGTTTCTTGGAGTGAGTTCCATAAGGATCATTTAGATTCTGTTCGTCTGATCAGTGGCTTGCCGACGTATGCTTTTGATCTGAAGACGTTTTGGCATTCGTACAAATCTCCTGCTCCAACCAGCACTGTTCCGTCGGCATCGTCCATCCAATCTTCAAGACTCGAGTCTACTACACTGCATTCCGTAGATGAGATCAAGAAAACAGACAGCACGCTGTTTGGGAAATTCACAGTCGACCTGTCAGACCCCAAGCTGGCCAAAGCCATCGGCGGCCATGTCGTCGACGAGTCCGCCATCTGCCCAGCGAGCATCTTCATTGACATGGCATACACCGCTGCAACATACCTTGAACAAGAGGAGCAAAGCACATCTCCTTCATTGACAACATACGAGCTAACAAGTCTCGAGATGCACAGCCCGCTTGTTCTACGAGATGACATGGAGGTCCTGCCACAAGTCTGGGTAGAAGCAGCGCTCAACACGAAGACGAACGTCGTTTCGGTTCATTTCAAAGGGCTTAAATCACCCAAAACAATGCCGGTCGAGTATGGATCAGCTGTAATGCGCCTAGCACAGATCGATTCATCTACTCGCCGCGAATGGTCTCGTATCCAGCCACTTGTCAAGGCGCGCGTGCAGACACTCAACAACGCCATCCGCCCGCGCGAAGTCCACGCTTTGGACACAGCCCTGTTCTATAAAGTGTTCTCGGAGATCGTGGACTATTCACCCCCTTACCACGCTGTCCAAGAAGCTGTTATCGCCGCCGACTTCCGCGACGCTGCTGTCACTCTGCAACTCACGCCTACTACCGACCACGGCAGCTTCGTCAGTAGTCCGTTCGCGGTTGATGCGCTGGTCCATGTGGCTGGATTCCTGCTTAATGCAGATGTCCGCCGAGTGAAGAATGAAGTCCACATTGCGAATCATATCGGCTCGTTGCGTATCGTGGGCGACATCTCCTCGGCCGGCCCGTACCACGTCTACGCCACCATCCGCGAGCAGGACTCCAAGACTGGTACCAGTCTGTGTGATGTGTATGCCACTGACAGCCGTGAAAACCTTGTTGCTGTCTGCACAGATATCTGCTTTAAAAAGCTGGACCGGgacttcttcgccttgcTTACTGGTGCTACGCGCGGTCGCTCACCAAAGCCAGTGCGGGCAGCAGCCCCGGTTAGGGCTGTTCCTACACCAAGGCGTGGAAAGCAGGCAATCCCCTCGCCCAGCCCAagtcccagcagcagtagcGGCTCGTCTGGTGCAAACACTCCGGTTTCCAGACCAGATTCTCCTGGAAGCGTGTCAGACACGGTCGATCTAAGCGAAGAGCTACTGGAAGCCGTGGCCGAGCGGACGGGCGTCAGCGTGGACGAAATGAAAGGCGCGCCAGGAACAACCTTTACGGAGTTCGGCGTTGATTCGCAGATGGCTATTGCGATCTTGGCTAACTTCCAGCGTACAACTGCTGTGGAGCTGCCGGCGGCGTTCTTTACCAACTTCCCGACCCCGGCTGATGTACAGCAGGAACTAGGGTCACTGGCGGACTTTGAAGATGAGGTGGACAAGCCTAGCCCTAAGTCGAAGCCCTCGGACGGTGTCACTGTCGGTAAaagtcaaggtcaaggtcaaggtccCGCATTGAGTGGACGTCTCTTGTCTCTTGTTGCAGATGCACTGGGTCTCGAGGACAGCGACCTCACGCCGTCGACTACTTTTGACTCGGTCGGTATGGACTCGATGCTCAGCATCAAGATCACTGCGGCCTTCCAGAGCGAGACCGGTGTTGAGCTGCCTGCTGCGTTTTTTACCCAGAATCCCACGGTTGGAAGTGCACAGGAAGCCCTGGACGATGACATGGAGGACGCTCCcactcctgctcctgctACTACTCCAGCAAAAGAAGCAAGCAAAACAGATTCTCGCCAGCAAAAGCTCTCCTCCGCTGTCTCCCGGGCAGTCCTAATCCAAGGAAAATCCCGATCCCAGTCTGCCCCCCTATTCCTAACAACCGACGGCTCCGGCACCGTCGAGTCCTACATCCACCTCAAAGCCCTCCCAGCCGGCCGACGCATCTACGCCCTCGAATCCCCCTTCCTCGAACACCCCGAAACATTCGACCTCTCCATCGAAGAAATGGCATCTATATTCCTGCGCACAATCCGACGCATCCAGCCAACAGGGCCCTACCTCATCGGCGGCTGGTCCGCAGGCTCCATGTACGCATATGAAGTCGCACACAGACTTACCAGGGAAGGAGAGTCCATCGACGCCCTTATCATCCTGGATATGCGCGCGCCCTCGCTCATCCCGACTTCCATCGTCACGACGGACTTTGTCAATAAACTGGGTACCTTCGAGGGGATTAACCGCGCGCGAGACCTCCCTGAGGATCTATCGGTGAAGGAACGCGAGCATCTCATGGCAACATGCCGCGCGCTGTCTGCCTATGATGCGCCTGCGTTTGCTGCAGGCCGTGAGCCGAAACATGTCGCCGTGGTATGGGCGCGTCTGGGGCTAGATAACAGACATGATGCGCCTGTTGCGGCGATGGAGCGGCCCGGGGTGGATATTGGGAAGACGCTGTATGAGATGAGTCTGGATGAGTTTGAGCGGTATTTTAACTCGTGGTTTTATGGGCGCAGGGAGACGTTTGGGATGAATGGGTGGGAGACGCTTGTTGGGGAGGGCATTTCGGTGCATTCGGTGGATGGAG ATCACTTCTCGATGATGTGCCCGCCGTttgcggaggaggttggtgctgttgttgttgagacTGTGAGGCGGGCTGTTGAATAG
- a CDS encoding amidohydrolase family protein (COG:S;~EggNog:ENOG410PK6M;~InterPro:IPR006680,IPR032466,IPR032465;~PFAM:PF04909;~antiSMASH:Cluster_1.5;~go_function: GO:0016787 - hydrolase activity [Evidence IEA];~go_function: GO:0016831 - carboxy-lyase activity [Evidence IEA]), whose amino-acid sequence MTPPLIALEEHFYSNAIFNSIGETFQRTLQGVPGLAAQLRDFGDARIDAMDQGNISLQVVSHAFTPGGPSAQACQSGNDELAAHIRQTSDPQRFAAFAVLPVADPVASAAELGRTVSHLGFVGALIDSHADGSHFDGPEYDVVWDRACALDVPIYLHPTWPSSRMAENFMGSYPVPVGVSLGGPGWGWHGDVGLHVLKLFAAGVFDRFPTLKIIIGHMGETLPFMLERVSDMSTRWGGWGPRERPLRQVWDENIWITTSGSWSLAPMKCILHNTKVERIMYSVDYPFESNERGLQWFKELEGSGLLTEEQLEMVAYRNAEKLLGVKV is encoded by the exons ATGACTCCGCCactcatcgccctcgaagAGCACTTCTACTCAAACGCCATCTTCAACTCCATTGGCGAAACCTTCCAGCGGACCCTGCAAGGCGTGCCCGGGCTCGCAGCCCAGCTCCGCGACTTCGGAGACGCCCGAATCGACGCGATGGATCAGGGCAACATCTCGTTGCAGGTTGTTTCTCACGCGTTTACTCCGG GAGGCCCCAGCGCCCAAGCGTGTCAGAGTGGAAACGACGAACTGGCAGCCCACATCAGGCAAACCAGCGATCCACAGCGATTCGCAGCCTTTGCAGTGCTGCCTGTTGCCGACCCGGTTGCCTCGGCGGCCGAGTTGGGGCGCACGGTCTCGCATCTTGGATTCGTCGGTGCCCTAATCGACAGCCACGCTGACGGGAGTCACTTTGACGGGCCTGAATACGATGTCGTGTGGGACCGGGCCTGCGCTCTTGATGTGCCTATCTATCTACACCCGACCTGGCCTTCGTCGCGTATGGCTGAGAATTTCATGGGCTCGTACCCCGTCCCTGTGGGTGTTAGTCTTGGGGGTCCTGGCTGGGGCTGGCACGGCGATGTAGGTCTGCACGTCCTGAAGCTATTCGCGGCGGGAGTATTCGATCGGTTCCCAACGCTGAAGATCATTATTGGGCATATGGGCGAGACACTGCCGTTTATGCTGGAGCGGGTGAGCGATATGAGTACGCgctggggtggatgggggCCTCGAGAGAGACCGCTGAGACAGGTCTGGGATGAGAACATCTGGATTACCACTTCTGGCAGCTGGAGCCTGGCGCCGATGAAGTGCATCTTGCATAATACCAAAGTGGAGCGCATTATGTATAGTGTCGATTATCCGTTTGAGTCTAATGAGAGGGGGCTGCAGTGGTTtaaggagctggagggcagTGGGCTGTTGACggaggagcagctggagatggtggcgTATCGCAATGCTGAGAAGCTGCTGGGGGTTAAGGTGTAG
- a CDS encoding tyrosinase family protein (COG:G;~EggNog:ENOG410PMG2;~InterPro:IPR008922,IPR002227;~PFAM:PF00264;~SECRETED:SignalP(1-23);~antiSMASH:Cluster_1.5;~go_function: GO:0016491 - oxidoreductase activity [Evidence IEA]) → MMLRSDLVATVVTLLLLFAQANANQALMKKLVHEYQNNTKSLLPSQGPCTPDNLVVRKECRSTLNTETRLSYINAVKCLAKRPSVIDPKLAPGARTRYDDFQATHILHTPTIHATGLFFAWHRHFVHLYEKALREECGYTGYQPYWEWSHWANKPPSANPLYDGSDTSISGNGRYIPGRNGTVQLFPIPNPTPDKAIYTPPGTGGGYIHDGPFANWSLHLGPVAYSYDMGVHVPPNPQKNGLGYNPRPLIRDFNNSLLQESASWDVILDMLVNVTDIHEFHPKFFQGPHLAGHSFISGVDNDIFTSPGDPLFWFHHAQVDRIWTVWQGLDLRTREEALDGTLTLLDLPPSRNATLDDTMVFDFSPDITIGDAMSPTKNGYCYIYD, encoded by the exons ATGATGCTCCGTTCAGACCTCGTTGCGACAGTGGTCACACTGCTCCTCCTATTCGCGCAGGCAAATGCAAACCAGGCGCTGATGAAAAAGCTTGTGCATGAATATCAGAATAATACCAAgtctctcctccccagccaagGCCCCTGTACACCGGACAACCTTGTCGTGCGCAAAGAGTG TAGGAgcaccctcaacaccgaaACCCGCCTATCATACATCAACGCCGTGAAATGCCTAGCCAAACGCCCCTCAGTAATAGACCCCAAGCTCGCCCCCGGCGCCCGCACGCGCTACGACGACTTCCAAGCAACACACATCCTACACACCCCCACCATCCACGCCAcaggcctcttcttcgcctggcACCGGCACTTCGTCCACCTGTACGAGAAAGCTCTCCGCGAGGAATGCGGGTACACCGGGTACCAGCCATACTGGGAGTGGTCGCACTGGGCGAACAAACCCCCCAGTGCGAACCCGCTCTATGATGGCTCGGATACCTCGATCTCAGGGAACGGGAGGTATATCCCCGGAAGGAATGGAACGGTGCAGCTATTCCCTATCCCGAACCCAACACCTGATAAGGCAATCTATACACCACCGGGTACTGGGGGCGGGTATATCCACGATGGACCCTTTGCGAACTGGTCGTTGCATCTGGGACCCGTCGCGTACTCTTACGATATGGGGGTCCATgtccctcccaacccccagaAGAATGGCCTGGGATATAACCCACGGCCTCTAATTCGGGACTTCAACAATTCGCTCCTGCAGGAGTCTGCGTCGTGGGACGTGATCCTGGATATGCTGGTGAATGTGACGGATATCCACGAGTTCCACCCGAAGTTCTTCCAGGGCCCGCATCTTGCGGGGCATAGTTTTATCTCGGGCGTGGATAATGATATCTTTACGTCTCCTGGGGATCCGCTGTTTTGGTTTCATCATGCCCAGGTGGATCGCATTTGGACGGTTTGGCAGGGGTTGGATTTGCGTACGAGGGAAGAGGCGTTGGATGGGACGTTGACGTTGTTGGACT TGCCGCCGAGTCGTAACGCAACGCTGGATGATACGATGGTGTTTGATTTCAGCCCAGATATCACAATCGGAGATGCCATGAGTCCGACGAAGAATGGGTATTGTTACATTTATGATTGA